Below is a genomic region from Prunus persica cultivar Lovell chromosome G3, Prunus_persica_NCBIv2, whole genome shotgun sequence.
TTTGAGGAGGTAAACGGGATAACTTTCTGTTTGGTCGCCGAGAAAATCAAcgaaaatgagagaaaattaaagaacaaATTCATGGCAAAAAATATTAGCGTTGTTCCAGTGAAACGTGATTGTTCTTGTGGTGATTTTTATTTGAGTTTTGTGATTGCGTTTTTTTAGAGGAATTCGGTTTGGGTTTGTAGATTCAAGAGGTGCTTGTGAGGTTCATTGGAAATGCGGTGCGGTTTGAACGGGAATCTAATAGAATCCGAGTCAAGTATGTACTAAGCGTCGATGGAAATGATGGCATTGAGCTCCGTACAGTTTTGGAAGCTTTGGATGTAAGTTCACGTCAAGATCTTTCGTTCCTTCCGTTTAACATTGACAGTAGAAGTAGACGCATAATAACCTTGTAATGTTCAAAACTAAACGAAATTCAGCAGTTACAAATGGTTTTTGGCTTTACGCAATGAGGGCAATGTGCTTTGCTATGAATTCAGTTCTCTGATTTTGTGAAAGGGATCTTGTAGGTGGTTGGAATTTTGGATTATGGGCTTGCTAAAGTTGCCGACTTGATGATCAAGCATGTCATCTCTCCGGCTCTAAATTTTGGAGCTCCTGTGTCCTTTGTGGCAGAAGTAAATCCAGACTCACAAGTAATTACGGAGGCGACACTGAACATTGTACCTTCAAGTGATCCTAAGGTAGATTTGGCATGTCACTCTTgtccaagttttttttttttttggttccaatGGTTTGTCTTGAAAATGTTTAATGGGAACATGTAATCTgtgaggggaaaaaaaaaaaaaaaagggtttaccTTAGTGCATTGTATAGCTGATTTGCGGGAAAGACTGttagtttttcaatttattaagTGCATTTCCACAAATTTCTCCTCTCCGGATTCTACTAATTGTTGCATTGACATTTTTCCTTTGGATTTTCAGATTGAAAAAATGGATGGTGAGACTATCTACTCAGGGATTATTCAGGTTATCAAGTTTATTAACAACCACATTTGCCTTAAAGATGTATCTTGGATTCGATGCTTTGGAAGATTGACATGGCCAAGGATTTCAGAGTTAattatttctaattttctttctaAGGTTCTTTTATCTGTTCCCACCCTTGCCCTCCTTTTCTACGAGTTTATTTGAACTCTATTATAAATATACGTTAACAATTCAAGAATAGTGGTCCACTATTTGATTTTAGTTTGACCTGGGAAATCGACATTTTATCATTGATCTCACCATTTGATCATCCAGTTCAATTAGTGCATAGATaatgtgattaaaaaaaattaaaaagaaaacagttgTGCCCTTAGTTTTTACTATGTTAGCTTAAGTATTATGGTTATTGATGTGTTTGTTGCATCTAGCTTTTGCGAAGTGCCTTACATGATAACCAGATTATTTGCCATTATTGATGTCATTAtaagttaaaaataataattggttCTGATGTCCTGTCACTATTAGTAAAGGAGTTTTTACTGAATACTCAAATTTACTTCGTTATTATCTGTGATCAAATATGTTGCTTGCATATCTGGTTCAtgacatttttcatttttgcatATTTCTATGCTATAGGAAGACATACtgtttgtcttttgtttttattaggtaaagaaaaataatgcaagTTTATTGTATCAGGTTGTCCCCAAAGATGCTTCAAAACTTGCTGACTTTCTGAAGATCATCAAATGTACTTCTGAGTTTGAGACTGCTTTAAGGGAAATGAAGTTTATTTCAGCACCTGATAACAAAGATAACCAACTGAGCAATTTTGCTGAAAATGTCGAGGTTCACTTTGCATCCAGGAAGAAGACAGAAATCTTGGCAAAAGCTAGAAATCTGCTTCTACAATGTGATTTTGCTGCTCCTCAAGTAAGCTTCTAAGACCGTCTTGAATGCATTTGTAGCTATATTGATATGTTAGCCtttgaataatatattttccACAGGAGTATACAAGGAATGGTAAGAAAGATGGCGTTGCTGCTGAAACTCCAGGTCATGTTGACTTGCTATTCCTGTCAGAGAGTTGTGTGGTGTCCAAAGCAGCAATTCAACTAATGAAGCTAGTGCATCAGACACTTAAGGTATATGGATTAAAATTTATAGTTATTTGGTTTTCCCCTCTAGATGTTgttgaacagaaaaaataaatgactTTTCTCCATGAAATAACACTAATGTGTGGCTCAAGGCTAGCAGGTTGCTTGCTTGTCATAAAAAGTTTATTAGATGATTTGCTGTAATTGCCAGGCATGATCAACTATACTTTCTCTAACATTGTTGtgtataaaaagaaagtattGTTGAAACTGTAGATCAGATGGGAAGGAACCGAAAGAAACAAAttccacaaaacaaaacaaaaaaactttgaaGCTCTAGAAAGtaagaaaaaatttatatgcTGATCTCTGGAAATACTCTAGTAATAAGGACATCATGATTTCATTTTAATGATTAAATCATCTTACCTTAAGTGCACTTATCTTTCCTCATGGTTCTTCATAAATTACATTTGTTCTATTTTAAGGCCACAACTGTGATTGGTTTTGTGCAGGATGTTTGCTTGTCATCCCCAAAAGTTGCTTTTGAGTTCTATCGTGCTGCAAGGGATGCTCTACTTCTCTATGAAGTTGTGATTCCTGTTAAGGTTAGTACATGGAAACTAGTACTACAAAACTTGCCCCGCTAAGCCATCtggtaatttttttcaaacacaACTTTGCATCATTGTTATATTAGTAATCTTCTCTCTTGACTTGTGAAGCTAGAAAGGCAGCTTGATGGAATCAACCAGGTTGCTGTTCTTATGTACAATGATTGCCTTTATCTATCTCAAGAGATACTTGGCCTTGCTTTTGAGGTATCCACAAACAATCATAATTAGCTCGTGTTATTAATTTGTAGAATCTATTCCCGCACCACCAACACAGCatcacatgcatgcatgcatctaTAATATCATGTCCCACTATCCAATCAAAAAAATGATATGTTCTATTATGTTCCAAAGAATGACGGTCCACTATTTCTGGGATGCACAATGTAAAAGATCTCAACACAATGCTGATTTGCTATTCCATCAATAGGGAATTCATTTCATCTGATCAGTTCCTAAAGGGCATTTAACTTTAACCTTCGTGTAATATCTAAATCTTTTGATGGCTCATacaattattatctttttgcCCCAGTATCGCTCAGACTTTCCAAGTTCCATCAAAGAACATGCTATTTTTGTTGATATGGCTCCAAGATTTCATTTAATGGCAGAGGAAATACTTCAGAGACAAGTTAAACTTGTTATTCATAATTTGAGAGAGGTAAACTCTTGCTGAAATGTTCCAATTCATATAAGAATCAGAAAGTTATGTACTTTATTTTAGGAACTTGCAGTTTCCTGTTTGACTtaagcaaattttttttttttgtttatcaggCTCTAGGTGGCGCTGACGGATTCCAGAATACCCATCAAATGCAACAATTTCAATCTGCAAAATTCAGTATAGATCAGGTGACTTTCATGTGGcatgtttttctttcatatattGTTTGTTGTTATAGGTGTTAAGGGATTTAGTGCCTTTCTCTTTCTAGTGAGTTGTGGCTATAAGGCTAAACATATCTTGGTCAGGTTGTATTCATTCTGGAGAAGGTGCGTTTGATATGGGAGCCACTCTTGTTGGCTTCAACTTACAAGAGAAGCATGTGTATGGTCCTAGAGTCGGTTTTTTCTAGAGTTGCAAAGGACATACTTCTTTTGGATGATATGGCAGCAGAAGAAACATTAGAGGTATAATCAATCAGTCATAGATCTGGTTCTTGTACTTTTGATGCTGTATATATGCCTGCAGCTAACTAAATCATGTATTTATGCTCCTAGCTTCAAAGACTGATTCATGTGATGCTGGAAAGCCTAATTTCTTTGCTGGACAGCTTGGCCGCTCTCCAAGTGGTGACGTCACAAGAGGGCATCACTTGCAGTCTTGATGATCTCATACCCTCATTACGTAAAATTCGTAAACTGGCAGGCAAGTTTTCTGTCTAATGCTGAAAATTTATTGATTCAGTAGAGATCTATTAGGTGTCTTGCAAACGGAGATCCAAtgccctttttctttgtgtttctttttcaGATTTATTAGACATGCCTCTAAAATCCATTACAACAGCCTGGGAAAGTGGACAATTGCACAGTTGTGGTTTTACGACGTCGGAGGTATGATTTCACTAGAGCACGTGTTTTGTTCCGCTTTCTGTGCTGTTCGTTATTCATTGGTTTCACAAGCTCTTCATTTTTGCAGGTGGTAGATTTTATCAAGGCCATATTTCAAGATTCAACTTTGAGAAGAGAGTGCTTAGGGAGGATAAATGGCGACTTTTAAAAGGGCCATTGAACTTTCCAAGAATTTCAACTAAGGAATGGCCGTTTTGATTTTACTTTGATATCAAAAGGAGAAATTCTGAAATAGGTAGAAGGGGATGTACTTAGAAGCTACAGCATGTATAGGTGATTCACTTTTTATCTACTGTGGATCCGATATGAGGGGTATAAGCAAATGGAtcaacttttcttcttccaaaaaaataaaaaggaatagAAAGGAttagcttttttatttattaaaaaatggCTGTGCTGATTTAATTTCtgggtgtttttagaaaccaACCCTTGCCCCATTGTAAGATATGATGAGTTACTGCGTTAAATACAAGCATACGAAAATCGATCAAGAGTTTGAGTATAAAATCCATGCATAAGAAAGTTTTTTAATCCAGTCCTGGACTCCAGAGCAAGCAAAGAAGCCAAACTCCGACAAACCAAAGCGGTCATTTCCTTGCTGCTATGAATTTGACGTTCCTCAACAATGAACCCTTTAAAGGGCATCACACTTGCACTATATTGATAAGTTGGCTAAGAAGAGAACAAAATAAAGGCCTTCCTCATAAGAAAGCTCTTGAGCACTGTTGACAACGTCATTTAAATACAGAAACACTAGAATGACTAGCAACACTTAACTCGTAGCGTCCTCCAAAATCAATCTTAGCCTGATACAGATCTTTTCTCTCTACTATAATTGCTTTTAATTTATCACAACTCATCTTTGCTCGTAGTTTCATCTCCTCCGCCCATAAGTTCTTCGAGGGAGAACTCATCCTCTTCAATGATCTGTCCATCTTTACCATCCCAGGGTTCAATCTTTGAAATGTTGGGGGTGCCGTCCAAAGGCAAGTTTCCCTTTCCTCCACGTCCGGCTTCCTTAACAAATTCTCTGAGAAAACGAAGTAGagttatattaatttgttttattcaTCACGAGGCTCGAGAGCAGTTCAAGATGAGGTGGAGGTAGAAAACTTACATAATCTGATCAAGCTCAAATGCACTCTTAAGTGGTGCATAAGCACCTTTTTTCACATTTAAGGCCACCAATGCTGGATATCCATAACCACCAACACCTACACGATTCTCGAGGTCTGGCTGCTTACCAGCGGCTGCCCAGACATAGCT
It encodes:
- the LOC18782588 gene encoding centromere/kinetochore protein zw10 homolog, with the translated sequence MDALFDSINVRELLSAQDLSDPTTPLSAPDLRLLIQRLDSHSLQIKSKIQSYLLSHHNDFANLFSVCDDAVSRSNRISDDVVQLLSSISDRPIEAEIGQIMKQMSATKKEVREKKGLLELVRAILEISEKLKGAREGLRNGRLRFTAEELRELKKALRVSDDVRVDEREPVVYNLLRKQWSECFEEIQEVLVRFIGNAVRFERESNRIRVKYVLSVDGNDGIELRTVLEALDVVGILDYGLAKVADLMIKHVISPALNFGAPVSFVAEVNPDSQVITEATLNIVPSSDPKIEKMDGETIYSGIIQVIKFINNHICLKDVSWIRCFGRLTWPRISELIISNFLSKVVPKDASKLADFLKIIKCTSEFETALREMKFISAPDNKDNQLSNFAENVEVHFASRKKTEILAKARNLLLQCDFAAPQEYTRNGKKDGVAAETPGHVDLLFLSESCVVSKAAIQLMKLVHQTLKDVCLSSPKVAFEFYRAARDALLLYEVVIPVKLERQLDGINQVAVLMYNDCLYLSQEILGLAFEYRSDFPSSIKEHAIFVDMAPRFHLMAEEILQRQVKLVIHNLREALGGADGFQNTHQMQQFQSAKFSIDQVVFILEKVRLIWEPLLLASTYKRSMCMVLESVFSRVAKDILLLDDMAAEETLELQRLIHVMLESLISLLDSLAALQVVTSQEGITCSLDDLIPSLRKIRKLADLLDMPLKSITTAWESGQLHSCGFTTSEVVDFIKAIFQDSTLRRECLGRINGDF